The DNA region ATAATTCTCTAgatttctgtgctcttttttagtATAAAAAGTAATTATTACTTTACAAACAGCTGCTATTCTAGTTGTATCTGTACATATTTTCCAGTTCTCCTACACTGCTGTAAATATAATTTGGAGCAATTTATCAAAGTTAAGCCGTAACATACACAGAAATTGCATGCTTGTTTCAAGCAGCCTGTTTTTTTTATCCACTTCATActctgaaaaataaattataatactcACACCCTTATAGTGAAGAATGTATCTGCGTGTTCTCAGATATGTACTGCAATGGGCACGGCTATGCTGCAGATCACTCTTGCCGACGTGATTTTTCTCCCTTTAAAGTATTTTTACTTGAGAAGCTGTGCTCTATTTTAACATTTTCTATTACTTTTTATGTTTAAGAAAATCTAGATCTACAGAATATTCTTCCACTTCAGAAGATTCAGAAAGTTTTATGACAGGATATGAAGTTTTATTGTTTCTGAGGTACAGCAACAGCAGAGTTTCCTCTAGTTTCCTATCTATGCTTATCTTTCAAGTGAAAAAGCCACCAGTTTGTGATTCTGCTTTATACACTTGTCACCAGATTAAACATATATTCTACATTACCTACCAGATAGAAGGCTTGCTAAACACTAGCCATAAGATTAGAGATCTGCTATACATTAATTATAAGTTTAGAGGTCTGCTGTGTATATCAGCCAATGGAATTGGCTCAGTTTTATAcatatgaaaagagaatgagCTATGCTCTGTATACTATTGTCTACAATGGGTTCTGTGTTGTAGTCACCAAAATGAGGTGAGAGTCAGTCTTCCTCGTCAGGTTGCTTAAGGCTTCAAAACTTTTGATGGTGGCCCTCTGAAAAGTAACATGGCTATGGCTATACAGTAGACTGTGACATTATTGTAATACAATAACATAAACCatagccattaaaaaaaaaattagcacacatatacagtatatcatacacaatattttacaaataagATCAATAAAAGTATACTGACAAAAGTATGACATTGTCAACGGTAGAAGAAAAATATCACGTCTAAAAATGATCTGGTATCTTCTCAGAAATGTTCACTAAAGATGTCTTAGTGAAGAAATACGGCTCTTCATACTCGTCCTGTCTACAGAGTAATTACTCATAATCCTCATAATATTCAGATTCTCATCCTGCAGTAAATATTTTTAGTTCATTCAAGGCTAGAGCTAGTTGCTCCAGATCTTTAATATGCAACATAGTCAGTCATATAATTTCCTTGCatagaaaataaagtatttgctAATTACATATCTATAATTAGCTGTAATTTGTGTAAGAAAATACCTGACCAATTCAGAGTggacttttatatattttcaccTTGATTGAGTAGTAGTCCATACCCAAATGTTGTTCCCTTTTATTATTCCAACTTATTTATGATGGAAATTACTTTTCACACCCAGTAGACACTGATAAACCTGTATCTGTCGTGCTCGCAGTTGGGAGAGGACCAAGGTGACGATCTTCTGAACCTGACTCTACTTGATTTCCTTGAGCGTTGTCTGTCGTGTTTCTATGGTCTTTGCTACGGCTATGCAGAAAACTACACCAGCTTGTAAAGGTGTACTTGAATCTGTCCGAAGCAAAACAGTACAATATGGGATCCAGACAACAATTTGTTCCTGACATCATCCATGTAATATAATAGGCAACCTCAACTCTTTCCAGTAGAGAGCACAACGCTGGAAAGAACAAAGTGATTGTGACTCCCATTGTTCTGGTGATATGTACGGGAATATAGCAGATTATGAATATGATTAAGGAGACAAATATGGTCTGTACGGATTTGGACACCATGACTTTGCTGAGCGTGTTCATAGGATTCACCTTGAGAATATATCGACTCAGGAGACTGTAGCAGACCAATGTAATGGAGAAAGGAATGAGGAGGCCAGAGAAGAGGATCACCCAGttccagagaaaaaataaaaccgcCTGTTCAGTTTGGTGAAAACTGAGACATTTTGTCACTCCGTGAACTTCAgaggtttttaaaacaaagaaaaatggaATCCCTTGCAAACAGAGACAGCCCCAGACAGCAAGGCAAAGTTTGGTGATGAACGGTTTCTTGGTCAAGGCAGTTCTTTTAACAGTGTGAGCAACAGTAAAATATCTGTGAATACTGATTAAAGTGAGGAAGTAGATACTCCCATACATGTGAGTGCTGAGCAGGAAGACTTTAAACTGGCAAAAGAATGTCCCGAAAGTCCAGTGGTCGGTCAATGAGTAGATAATGATCAGAGGAGCTGCCGGGGTGATGATGGCATCGGAGATGGCCAAGTTGAACTGGATGACTACAGTTGAATTCCAGTGTTTTACCCGAAACCAGAATATCCATAAACTGATACAGTTGAAAATGAAACCAACGAAGAAGATGAAGCTCAGGAAGATGGGGATGAAAGGGTTAATTGTTTGAGGCTCACAGCCGGTGTAATTCCCCGATGTGTTCTGCATCCTGAAAGGTTGCTGAGCTGAAAATCAAATAACAGGATTTTACAAGAATTCTTACTTTATCAGATGCACAATGACATAAGTACCTCAATTATAAGCagtgggccagagtcattaaggaaagtaaggcaaaaaaaatgagtaaatgttctccgggacaaaccatgtcacaatgcaaggggtgcaaattagattattgatttgcacataagttaaatactggctgttttttcatctagcacacaaatacttgatagctttattaatacactgaaatttaaagttgatttaggacatgccctactcaaattataaatatgtccgcacattttaaatttacttccccctccaatgcaacatggttttgccctggtgcaaagttactccattttttatgctttgctctccttaatgactcaggcccattatcttcaaatattttcaaaataattgtTTTGTATCCTCTATTAAACCACCAATGATATTGGCCTGCACTGAGCTATTGATACTGTCATTTCAATAAAGGAATCTCAAATTACCCATTATTATCCGCAATCTTACGAATCAATTATAGAAACAGAACCATTACCGTTCTCTAGTTTCCTTATTTTCAGGTTGTATAAAGTCACTTTAAACCAGTCGTGTAATTATGATGAAAAGTGCCAGGGCTATGTCAATCACAAAGGTTAGCATGTTGTGACGTATAAAATATTCATGGTTTCAATAATAATAACTTCTAAACAGGATTTCTGAGTAAAGTGATAAATTTAACTTTTAGCTCATGCAAAAATAGAACACCTTTTCTTGCCCAGAGATTAACCTAACTTAATGGAAGCGTCTGCTCACTGGACCTGTGACTAACAGGAAAGTTAGACATACAAGCAAAGGCTTTGAGTGCATCTTTGATTACCATTGGTTTCCCAGCTGTTTTTGCCTAGTCTTTTGGAGAACTACTGCCAGCTCCCGTGGAAATGACATGCTCCAACATGCACTGGCAACCTTTggttggcagggcatgctggcacttggtgaatcacaagtaccagcatgccctttcaCTCAATGGTTAccagtgcatgctgggaaatgTAGGTTTCACAATAGCAGAAAACACCAAAAATAACCACATagacatattttataataaagtttaATTAAATATTCCCCTGCCTTAATGCCCTGGTTCACCACTTTAATATAAAATAGTCTCTCTTCATCGTCATTCAATAGGAAATACATATGTTTCTCCAGGGAGAAGCCACTCCAACACCACTCCCATAAAAACTGATGCAATTGCTTGTTACAAGTGGTCATCGCCAAATGACTGTGTCTTGAATTGACCTCCCTTAGCCCCTGGCCAATCACGTGCAACCAGTGTGGTAAAACATGTGTGATTGGCTGTGCGACTAAGGTGACTCTTAGTCCAGATCACAGTCATTTAGCAGCAAGCGCTGGTGCCAGTTGTGTTGGATTTTAAGGTTCTTTTCTTTCTCACTTTGGATTACAAAGATAGGAGAATTTCCAATTGGATTGCGATGGgccaataatttatttaataatgttaataattaataatgcaaACAAGAGTTTTGTATGTtttgttaaaataaacatttaagatTCGTGTAGTTGTGGTTTAGTTACTTATAACTGTCCAAATCAGAGACATTTTTCACACATATGTAGGTCACCTAATACAGTAagtacagcttacgcaagtaacgtagctcattgcgcatgcgcaacgctacttgcgcaagctatatttactgtattaggtgatttccccactagtgtgggaaaatcacataatacagtagttagagcttgcgcaatgaacgtaagtttattgcgtaccggacctcttacctagtaggaggtgttagcggcgactccacagttttttatttttcttcaatcaacatGAAAGTgtcgggatcttacaaatatggggcccccctggccgaagcaaagaagacttcaatcaacaaggggccccttctgggcgaagtaaAGAAGATATTAatcaagccattttggaagtataattttgctgggactggggcaagccaaaaCTTAtgtaagtataattattaagggactggggcaagcacggagcttttggagaagaaagaagacatctttggtgagtatttggggtgtttttatttttaataaatagatgtggtttaaatgagggtggttagtgtatttatttattgagggttttttatttttaataaatagatgtggtgtggtgctgttgtttatttaactttttttttgtggaactacaggtcccagcaagccagggatgtcagggcatgttggcacttgtggttcttcaagtgccaacatgccctggctgccgtgggtatgctggtgcttgtagttatacaagcagcagcatggccacactgtttttggcaacctggctggctgggacttatagttccacaaaacaaaatggcgtctgtttatttttttcattctttatcaccgttttaccttactacccacagcccaagggtagtaggaagagccctagtgctatcagcactgggctggttctttctaggggggggtccgctcgtttttttcggcggaccacactccctagggaatccatcccagcgctgaacagtctagggttggttagtcattatggcagggggacccctgctgcgtgtccccctgctatagtgccgccaacctggctggtttgcctagtgctggtaaagtgaaaatcggggggaccccacgcaaaattttcccccgattttcacgggaccagcactagtcaggcagcactagggttaagctggaatagcggGGGaacctcccccttttttttttttacttttatctattctttacagttttaacactgccagggcagtgtaacagtgatgtgtttctacaacacgctgctatcaagcagcgtgttgtatctggcgtgttttgaagcaaactctcctgagtttgctaactcgcagcttcatacattggagacttgtatagctgcagtggcaaacagtggtgagtttgatctctggcgattttgcacatagcgattttgacagaagcagaactctggcgattttgtatgaaaactcagcttcatacatcggcgagtttcaactctcccaagaaaatcgctggagttgcaaaatcgcactttgatacatttacccctaggtccgCCCCTGAATAGGCTATAgttggtaattgaactcatgactccagagctgtgaggcttaagtgctaaccactgagccaccatgctgcccagtggTGGGCACGACATGCAAACTCTGCTAAATCTAAATACTCCATAAGAAAATAGCACTAAGCAGTGTGTAGCGGCGCACTATTAAGCCCTGCGACTTTCATCGGACTTGCAATAAACTCTAAATCACAGCCATATCGCTTGTTCTACATATAAGTTATTCCCTCCAACAAAATACTTCAATATGACTCTGCAAACAAACTAGTCTCTGCATAGCAAACGCATATTCCATCGGAAACAGACAACAGCAAAAACGTGCATTAACACATATTTATCAAACACTGACCCTGATTACCTTGTGCTGTGAAGGATGCTAACCTTTGGCAAGCGTTAACTCTCCTTTATTCACAAAAAAAAGCTTAGTAACCTTCAGGGCGGAAAGAGAGGCCTATTCATAGCCTAAATGCACCCATTCAGAATAAATAAAGaccaaatcaataaaaaaaaaaaaaattgattgtgTTTTTACAGTAACATAATTTTGATAATACAAGGCCAAACTAACATCAACAAAACGGCCAGGAAGCTTGAGGAAATTGATGTCCGTTGAATGCAATAGAGATCCATTTCAGAGATTAATGCCTGTTTCAATGAGGAATACCTGACCGGCAGTAGTCCAAAACCCCATTAGCGTGTACACTAATGTGATCTTCAGCTTGATAAATAGGATCCATAATGTATCAACAGTTTACTAATCAGACTCTGagtaaaaatgattaaaattagAAGATTATGCTTATATATAGGTTCAGTTCAGGGCCTGGATCACCCATTAGGTGATCTAGACTTCTGATGAAGGCCCGGTGGTCTTAATGAGCCCCCAGATTTGGAGGTGTAACGTGCCTGTGCTAGACCCATGACCCTAGTCTAGGCGATCTGGGATAATTGTGGTTGGCCATGGCCTAAAGAGGGTCGACCTCGCCATTGGTGTGCTTCACAGTGCCCCCTATCAGAGACCATCCACCAATGTTACTCCAAGACTGCCCTTCCTCTACTCTATATCCTTCCTCACTCCTGTCCTCTCCACCCCTTCGATCTGTACATATGGCTGCCTCCATCAGCTTTAGAAGATATTGTAGGTAAGTGTCTTTGTGGGGGGGGGATTATGTTATGTGGGATGGCGGTATTGATGTTATCTGAGAtggatattaatgttatgtgtggggctagtgtgtgtgagggtattaatgttatgtagaGGATAGTGTGGTGAGCTATTTATTATTTAGGGGCTGGTGTGTGTAAGAGCTATTAGTATTATATGGgctatttatgttatatatgtgCTGGTTggaggtattaatgttatgtggtggATCTTTTTTTAAACATGGGCGGTATTAGAGTTATGCAATGGCTCTTTATTAATTTTGGTGTCTATTAATGTAACTAATGCATGATTGGTGGGTCTAATAAAATATTGTAGGTTATAGCAATGCCATGTAATTAGTGTAATTAATAAAAATTTAATGCAAATaaaagtaataacaataataataataatttgcattaaTTATCACTATATTTTAGACATGATTCCCTGGTTCCCTCTTTATCCTTTTGATACAGCTGACCGCATATTGAATACTTCATACATGTCTAACTAGAGAACTGTAAAGATTCTCGTTTGGTTCAATTGCTGTTGATGTCAACTACTATCAGGTAATGCATTTTTGCAGGTAGCCCAAAATGTcccaaataggctgctgagctgagctGAGCTTCCCAGGCTAAAATTTCCCTCTATTCAGTAATATAGTTGTGGGatgagtaaaataaaataaaaaacaaaatatttaaaagtatttatatgcacacacatacacatacatacatacatacatacagtatatttatatatgtattgaaaATAACTCTAGTTCCTCCTTAACATCCGATGAATAACATTTCCTCTTTCCCATATTGCAAAATGTTTGATGGGTGAACTTTcactatcaaaaaaaaaaaaaaagaacattcatATCTAGTGCATTCATTGCTATTGTTATGGTGCGTTTAAAATATATAGTCCTTGCCACATCCCGCCTTACACTTTTACTTCTGCTTCTGTTAATGTGCTTGTATACTGGGATTTAAAGAAAGCCTGTCGTTTGTAAGTGCATTTCATGGTTAGAAGGGGAGCAATATGGAGACAACTTTGGTTGAAGTAGACcgatatacggtggtatgtcataccgccacttctcctactgcttacacggtggtatgtcataccgacacttctcctactgcttacacggtggtatgccataccgccacttctcctactgcttacacggtggtatgtcataccgccacttctcctactgcttacacggtggtatgccataccgccacttctcctactgcttacacggtggtatgtcataccgccacttctactactgcttacacggtggtatgccataccgccacttctcctactgcttacacggtggtatgtcataccgccacttctcctactgcttacacggtggtatgtcataccgccacttctcctactgcttacacggtggtatgtcataccgccacttctactactgcttacacggtggtatgccataccgccacttctactactgcttacacggtggtatgtcataccgccacttctcctactgcttacacggtggtatgtcataccgccacttctcctactgcttacacggtggcatgccataccgccacttctcctactgcttacatggtggtatgtcataccgccacttctcctactgcttacatggtggtatgtcataccgccacttctcctactgcttacacggtggtatgccataccgccacttctcctactgcttacacggtggtatgtcataccgccacttctcctactgcttacacggtggtatgtcataccgcca from Mixophyes fleayi isolate aMixFle1 chromosome 9 unlocalized genomic scaffold, aMixFle1.hap1 SUPER_9_unloc_1, whole genome shotgun sequence includes:
- the LOC142112051 gene encoding lysophosphatidic acid receptor 6-like isoform X1; translation: MLITKERKTEIVTQNITGSSPPGISDNFLEKPSSVTIQNPVSARGTAQQPFRMQNTSGNYTGCEPQTINPFIPIFLSFIFFVGFIFNCISLWIFWFRVKHWNSTVVIQFNLAISDAIITPAAPLIIIYSLTDHWTFGTFFCQFKVFLLSTHMYGSIYFLTLISIHRYFTVAHTVKRTALTKKPFITKLCLAVWGCLCLQGIPFFFVLKTSEVHGVTKCLSFHQTEQAVLFFLWNWVILFSGLLIPFSITLVCYSLLSRYILKVNPMNTLSKVMVSKSVQTIFVSLIIFIICYIPVHITRTMGVTITLFFPALCSLLERVEVAYYITWMMSGTNCCLDPILYCFASDRFKYTFTSWCSFLHSRSKDHRNTTDNAQGNQVESGSEDRHLGPLPTASTTDTGLSVSTGCEK
- the LOC142112051 gene encoding lysophosphatidic acid receptor 6-like isoform X2, whose amino-acid sequence is MFSGCPNARTAQQPFRMQNTSGNYTGCEPQTINPFIPIFLSFIFFVGFIFNCISLWIFWFRVKHWNSTVVIQFNLAISDAIITPAAPLIIIYSLTDHWTFGTFFCQFKVFLLSTHMYGSIYFLTLISIHRYFTVAHTVKRTALTKKPFITKLCLAVWGCLCLQGIPFFFVLKTSEVHGVTKCLSFHQTEQAVLFFLWNWVILFSGLLIPFSITLVCYSLLSRYILKVNPMNTLSKVMVSKSVQTIFVSLIIFIICYIPVHITRTMGVTITLFFPALCSLLERVEVAYYITWMMSGTNCCLDPILYCFASDRFKYTFTSWCSFLHSRSKDHRNTTDNAQGNQVESGSEDRHLGPLPTASTTDTGLSVSTGCEK
- the LOC142112051 gene encoding lysophosphatidic acid receptor 6-like isoform X3; translated protein: MQNTSGNYTGCEPQTINPFIPIFLSFIFFVGFIFNCISLWIFWFRVKHWNSTVVIQFNLAISDAIITPAAPLIIIYSLTDHWTFGTFFCQFKVFLLSTHMYGSIYFLTLISIHRYFTVAHTVKRTALTKKPFITKLCLAVWGCLCLQGIPFFFVLKTSEVHGVTKCLSFHQTEQAVLFFLWNWVILFSGLLIPFSITLVCYSLLSRYILKVNPMNTLSKVMVSKSVQTIFVSLIIFIICYIPVHITRTMGVTITLFFPALCSLLERVEVAYYITWMMSGTNCCLDPILYCFASDRFKYTFTSWCSFLHSRSKDHRNTTDNAQGNQVESGSEDRHLGPLPTASTTDTGLSVSTGCEK